Below is a genomic region from Deltaproteobacteria bacterium.
GCCTGGACGATGGCGTCGATGTCGGTGTAGCCGGTCAGGATGATGCGCACGGCGTCGGGGCGCAGCACCATCGAGCGCTCGAGGAAGTCGGTCCCGCTCATCGCCGGCATGCGCTGGTCGGCGACGATGACGGCCGGCTCGTGCGTCTCGAGGAGCGCGAGTCCGCGCGCGCCGCTCTCGGCGGTCAGCACCTGGAAGTCGTCGCCGTAGTTGAAGGCGAACGCGCGCAGGATGTCCGGCTCGTCGTCCACCACCAACACCAGGAACTGGCGGTAATCCACCTCCACCGGCTCCCCTATCCGGCGCCGCTCGCCGTCCTGTCAAGGGAGGCGGCGGGCGGCGCGAGCGGGAGGGAGACGCGGAAGGTGGCCCCCTTGCCCGGCGCGCTCTCCACCTCGATCCGCCCGCCGTGGGCCGCGACCACACCGTGGCTGATGGCGAGCCCGAGCCCCGTCCCGCCACCCACGTCCTTGGTGGTGAAGAACGGGTCGAAGATGCGGCCCGCCATCTCCGGCGTCATGCCGACCCCGTCGTCGCGAATGGTGACGCGCACCTGCTCGCCCGCGGCGCGCGTCGTGATCCACACGTTGCCGCGCTCGGGGATCGCGTCGCACGCGTTGGCGAGCAGGTTCATGAACACCTGGTTCACCTGCCCGGGGTCGCACTCGACCGGCGACAGCGTGCCGTAGTCGCGGTGGATCTCGATCCGGTCGCGCCAGCGCGGCTCGAGCAGGCGGAGGCTCACCTCGAGCCCGACGTGCAGGTCGACGCGCTTGCGCGTCGCCTCGCCGAGACGCGAGAAGCTGCGCAGGTCTTTCACGATGGCCGCCGTGCGCTCCGCGCCGCGTGCCATCACGGCGACGATCTCGCGCGCGTTGGCGAGCAGCTTCGCGACCTCGGGCGGCGCATCGGCCGCCGCCGTCTCGAGCCGCCGGCGCAGCGGCGCCACGCTGCTGGAAATGAACGCCACCGGGTTATTGATCTCGTGCGCCACGCCCGCGACCAGGCGGCCGAGCGAGGCCATCTTCTCCGACTGCACGAGCTGGACCTCGGCGTTCTTGAGCTCGCCGTAGGCTTGGGCCAGCTCGCGGTTGGTGCCCTCGAGCTGCGCGGTCCGCTCGCGCACCCGCTCCTCGAGGCGCGCGTTCAGCGTCACCAGCGCCTCGTACGAGCGCGCGTTCTCGAGCGCGTTCGCGGCCTCGTGGGCGAGGGCGCGCAGGAACTCGACGTCGCCTGCGGTGTAGAGGAGCCCCGAGCGCTTGCCGCCGACCGCCAGCACCCCCGCCAGCTGGCCGCGCACCTCGAGCGGCACGGCGAGCTCGGCGCCGCCCGCGCCGCGGCCGCCCTGCACGCCGGAGTCGAAGGCGGACAGGACCTGCCCCCTCTCGAGCTGCGGGAGGAGCGGGCCCGGGATGCCGCTCAGGCCGCCCGGCTCGCCCGGTGCGCCCAGGAGGAGGCGCGTCCCGGTGTTGGGGATCGCCGCGTCGACGGCGTCGCACACGAGGGCCACGATCCGCTCCCGTTTGAGCGTCCCCGCGAGCTCGGCGCCAACCGCGGCGAGGACCTGCGCGCCGTCGTAGCGGGTGCGGAAGAAGATCCGGTCGACCAGGGCCTGAAGCCGTGTGCGGATCGGGTTGAAGAGGACGAGGACGGCGAGCGTGAAGATGACGGGGAAGGCGCGCGAGTCGGTCACCACCCGGGCCTGGAAGACGACGTTGAAGAGCACCGCCGCGACGAGGTACGCCGCCCCGACCGCGCCGGTCAGGAGCAGGTAGTAGGCGCCCCGCCGCACCGCGGCGCGGCCGGCGCGTGGGCTGGGTGCGCCCCCGGCGAGGCGCGCGGTGGTGGCAGTCGTCTCCGCCATGGCCGGCACTCGAGCCGCGGAAGTGTAGCGCAGCCGCCCCGCCCTGCGCCAATCGCGGCCGCGGCGCCGGCGCACCGGCCACTGCCGCCGGAGGAGCAGCCCGAGCGCATGGTGGCGGAGATCACGCGCTGGGTACGGACATCGCGCGCTCGGGACTGACCCGGCGCGCGCCCACGGCGAAGACCACGAGCGCGGTCGCCGCCATCGCGGCCGCGACCAGGAACGTGGCGCGATGGCCGAGCGCCTGCGCCACCGGGCCGAGCGCCATCGAGCCGGCCGTCGTGCCCAGGTTGAAGGCCCCGTTGTAGAGCGTCTGGGTGCGGCCGAGCTGCCCGGGCTCGGCCAGGTCGAGGGTGAAGGCGTTCAGCGTCGGGTAGACGAAGCCCTGCGCGGTGCCGAAGAGAAGCCCCGCCGTGGCCAGCGCCAGCGCCGAGCGGACGGCGGCAAGCAGCGCGATCGAGGCGGCCAGGAGACCGAGCGCCGGCAGGACGACCGTCCGCCGCCCGAGCGAGTCGCTGAGCCCTCCCGCGGCCACGCGCGTCAGCACCGCGGCCGCCGTGTACGACAGGAAGAAGGTCGCGATCGGTCCGAGCGCCGCGTCCTGCACGAAGGTCGGGACGTAGGTGATGACGGCGCCGAACGCCACCCCGCAGCAGGCGACGGTCGCGATGGCCGTGGAGAGCTCGGCCGTGGCACGCAGCGGGACCGCCGCGCGGGCCCGGGCGGGCGCGTCGTCCGGCAGCGGCCAGGCGACCGCCAGGCCGACGGCCGAGAAGACCGTCGCCGCGACGAAGAGCGCGGGGAAGCCGCCCAGCCGAACGAGCTGCTCGCCGAGCGTCGGGGCGAGCGCGTGGGTGGCGAGGGTCGAGACGCCGAAGAGACCGAGGGCCGCCGCCCGGCGCCCCTCGGGCGCGAACTCCGCCGCCAGCGTCGAGGCCGCGTTGAAGCCGGCCGCGAAGGCGAGCCCCTGCACCGCGCGCAGCACGAAGATCGCCGGCCCGATCCGCCCAACCAGGAGGAAGGCGCCCGACGCGGCCGACATGGTGGCGATCCCGCCGAGGAGGAAGATGCGCCGGCCAAAGCGGTCGAGGAGCGCGCCCACGGCGAGCACGCTCACCAGGCCGGCGAGGCCGCTCGTTCCCATCACGAGCCCGATCGTGCGCTCCGTGCCGCCGAGCGCGCGCACGTGCAGCGGCAGGAGGAAGAACGACGTGAAGGTGAGGAAGAAGCAGAAGTTCGCCGCGGTCAGGCGCGCGAAGCAGGCCGTGCGGGTGGAGGGCGACATGGGCGCGATGGGCGCGACGCGGCTTGCCGCGACGAGGCGTGCATTATACAGACCCCGCATGGCGACGGAACGACGGCGCGAGCTCCGCCGGCGCCGCAAGCGGCGCCGCGAGCGCCTGAAGCAGCGCCGCCGCGAGCAGCAGAAGGAGCGCCGCCGCTCGCCGCGCGCGAAGACGTAGCGGAGCGAACGCGAGCGTCGGTGCGGCGTCGGCGGGGGCGCGCTGGCGGCGCCTCTGCGCCGGCACGCCCGCACGACCGTGGAGGCCCGTGCGGCCGGCGCAGCGAAGCCGCGGGGGCGGCCCCGCCACGCCTTTGCAAGAGCTCTACGCCGCCGAGCGGCGCTCGTCGCCGATGACGCCGGGGAGGACGACGCGGAAGCGGCTGCCGCTCCCGAGCGTGCTCGTGACCTCGATCGTGCCGCCGAGTCGGCTCACGAACTGCTTCACGATGTAGAGGCCGAGGCCCACGCCGCCGTGGCGGCGCGTCGTCGTGCCGTCCACCTGACGGAACATGTCGAAGATGATCGGCAGGTACTCGGCGCCGATGCCGATCCCCGTGTCGCGCACCTCGATCACCAGGGCCTCGGCCTGGACCACGAGGCGCACCCGCACCTCTCCCTGGCTGGTGAACTTGAAGGCGTTGCTCACCAGGTTGCGGACCACGAGGGCCACCTTGGCGCGATCGGTCATGATGCGCTGGGCGACGTCCTCGGGCGTCTCCCACTCGAAGGCCACCTCGGGCACGCGCGGCAGGCCGCAGGTGCTCGCGTGCAGCGCCTGGAGGAGGTCGCGGAGCGGCACGGCGGAGATCTCGACCATGTCGCGGCCGGCCTCGAGGCGGCCCACGTGCAGCGTCGCCTCGATCAGCTCGAGCAGCTCGCGCCCGCGGGCGTCGAGGCGGTCGATCAGCTCGCGCTGCCCCGCGGTGATCGGGCCGACGGCGCCCTCGCGCAGCATCTCGGTGTAGCCGATGATCACGTTGAGCGGCGTGCGCAGCTCGTGCGACATGGTCGACACGAACTCCGACTTGAGCCGGT
It encodes:
- a CDS encoding MFS transporter, whose amino-acid sequence is MRGLYNARLVAASRVAPIAPMSPSTRTACFARLTAANFCFFLTFTSFFLLPLHVRALGGTERTIGLVMGTSGLAGLVSVLAVGALLDRFGRRIFLLGGIATMSAASGAFLLVGRIGPAIFVLRAVQGLAFAAGFNAASTLAAEFAPEGRRAAALGLFGVSTLATHALAPTLGEQLVRLGGFPALFVAATVFSAVGLAVAWPLPDDAPARARAAVPLRATAELSTAIATVACCGVAFGAVITYVPTFVQDAALGPIATFFLSYTAAAVLTRVAAGGLSDSLGRRTVVLPALGLLAASIALLAAVRSALALATAGLLFGTAQGFVYPTLNAFTLDLAEPGQLGRTQTLYNGAFNLGTTAGSMALGPVAQALGHRATFLVAAAMAATALVVFAVGARRVSPERAMSVPSA